The region TGGGAGATAAGCCGGGGCCTTTAGACCGTGGGGGACAGGCGTTCACGATGTGGAACACGGACTCGTTTGGGTGGCAGGAATCGACCGATCCGATCTACAAGAGTGTGCCGTTCTTCATGGATGTGAACAAGGGGCGCACGCTGGGGGTGTTCCTGGACAATACGTGGCGGACGAGCTTCGACTTTGGCCGCGCGGATGAGAAACGGTATACGTTTGGGTCTCTCGACGGGCCGCTGGACTACTACCTGATGTATGGGCCTGAGGCGAAGGAGGTGGTGAAGACGTGGGCGTGGCTGACGGGGCCGACGCCGCTGCCGCCGATGTGGGCGCTGGGCTTTCAGCAGTCGCGGTACTCATACTTTCCGGAGAGCCAGTTGCGGGAGGTGGCGGACAGGCTGAGGAAGGACAGGATTCCGAGCGATGTGCTTTGGCTGGACATCGACTTCCAGCACAAGAACTGGCCGTTCACCGTGGATGAGCAGGGCTATCCGAACTTCAAAGGCATGGTCAAGGATCTGGCGGACGAGAGGTTCAAGCTGGTGGTGATTACGGACCTGCATGTGGCGAAGCAGGCGGGGGTGGGGTATGCGCCGTATGAGTCGGGCACGGCGGGCGACCACTTTGTGAAGAATCCGGACGGGTCGACGTATGTGGGGGTGGTTTGGCCGGGGCCGGCGGTGTTTCCGGATTTCACGCGGAAGCAGACTCGGCAGTGGTGGGGCACGCTGTATAAGGGATTTGTGGCGGATGGGGTGGCGGGTTTCTGGAACGATATGAACGAGCCGGCGGTGTTCGACGGGCCGGGAAAGACGATGCCGGATACGGTGCAGCACCGGATTGACGAGCCGGGCTTCAAGCCGAGGACGGCGACGCACCTGGAGATCCATAACGTGTATGGGATGGAGAACTCGCGTGCGACGTTTGAGGGGCAGCTTGCGCTGCGGCCGAATGAGCGTCCGTTTGTGATGACGCGTGCGAGCTATGCAGGGGGGCAAAGGTATGCCACGACCTGGACGGGAGACAACAGTGCGACGTGGAACCATCTGCGGATGACGGTGCCGCAACTGGTGAACCTGGGGCTGAGTGGGTTTTCTCTGGCCGGGGCGGATGTGGGCGGATTTGCGGGGTCGCCGCCGGCTGATCTGCTGACGAAGTGGTTGGAGATCTCGGCGTTTCAGCCGATCGACCGGGACCACTCGGCGAAGGGGACTCGGATGCATGAGGTGTGGGTGGATGGGCCGGAGCAGGAGGCGATCCGGCGGCGGTTCATCGAGGAGCGTTATAAGCTGATGCCGTACCTGTATACGGTGGCGGAGGAGACGAGCCGGGATGGCGTGCCGTTCAATCGACCGCTGTTTCTGGAGTTTCCGCGGGCGACGGCGGATGGGAGTCCGTACGATCTGACGACGGGTGGTGGGGAGTTCATGGTGGGGGAAAGGCTGCTGGTTGCGCCGAATCCCTCGCCCGAGGAGGTTGCGCCGTATACGATTCATCTGCCGCCGGGGACCTGGTACGACTACTGGACGGGCGAGCAGACGACCAGGGCGGGGGCTGTGGGGACGTTGGATCTGGAGCAGCGGGATAAGGTGATCGCACAGAAGCCGCTGCTGGTGACGCCGAAGCTCGAAGAGCTGCCGGTGTATGTGCGCGGGGGGACGATTCTGCCGATTGCGCCGCTGACGCAGAACACCGCCGAGGTTCCGAATGGGCCGCTGACATTGAGGGTCTATCCGCTGGCTGCGGGGCTGAATACGCCGGGCGAGAGCTGCTCGGGTGAGGTGTATGCGGATGACGGGCATAGCTTCGATTTCAAACGCGGGGAGTTTGCGCGGGTGAAGTTTAGCTGCGCTGTGGGTGCGGATGGGGGGCTGACCTTCGAGGTGGCGAAGCAGGAAGGGAAGTGGAAGCCCTGGTGGAAGGAGTATCGGGTTGAGGTTGTGGGTTGGACTCCGGGGAAGAATGAGGCTACATTCAACGGCAAGGGCTTGAAGATGACGCAGGTGGATGGGCGCTGGGGGGTGACGGTTCCGGCAAATGGGGCGGCGGGGAGGGTGGAGTTGCGGTAGAGCCAGCTGCCATAAATATGGTAGGTTGGAGAGCATGAGGACGACGATCGATATTCCGGACCCGATCTATCGTGAGTTGAAGGCCAGGGCTGCGCGGGAGGGGACTTCGGTGAAGCAGATTATTTTGCGCAGCGTCGCGAGTGCGCCGGCTAAGGCTGAAGCTGTCTCTGCGAAGGTCAAGGGACGATATCCGCTGCTTTCTTCCAAGGAGCCGGGAGCGTTGAAGCTCGGCGAGGAAGGTGTCTACGAGTACATCCCATTTCCCTGATGTGAATGTGTGGGTGGCGCTGGCGCATGAGCGGCATACGCATCATCGCGTGGCGTCTGAGTGGATCGACTCGGTGGGGCCGCGGAGTGCGCTCTACTTTTGTCGCATCTCGCAGCTTGGGTTGCTAAGGACGTTGACGACCGGCGGTGCGATGGGTGGGGACGTGCTGACTCAGGCACAGGCTTGGATGACCTACGATTCCTTCCTCGAAGACAGCCGCAACCGCTTTATGGATGAACCGGCAGGTATCGAGCAGGAGTTCCGCGAACGTACCTTTCGCGACGAAGCCTCGAACAAACTATGGGCCGATGCTTACTTCGCGACGTTTGCGCAGCTTGCGGGTCTGAAGCTGGTGACCTTCGATAAGGCTCTGGCAAAGAGCGTTCCGGGTGCGCTCCTGCTCCGCTTGTAGCGGTCGCAAGATCGCACCCGGTTGTTGCTAGGCCTTGGCGGCGGGGACTGCTTCGTGCGGGGTGTGGCCTTCATGGATGAGGCTGGTGGCGTTTTCCTGGCGATGCTTGTAGCTGGCTCCGACGAAGTCGCGGAAGAGCGGATGCGGCTCCAGCGGCTTGGACTTGAACTCCGGGTGGAACTGGCAGCCGAGGAAGAACGGGTGGCCCGGAATCTCCACGATTTCAACGTAGGTGGAGTCCGGAGTGGTGCCGGTGAGGCGCAGGCCGGCGCCGGTGAGGACAGCCTCGTACTCGCGGTTGAACTCGTAACGGTGGCGGTGGCGCTCCGAGATCTCTGAGGTGCCGTAGGCCTTGTGGGCGAGCGAATCAGGCTCGAGCACGCAGGCCCACGCTCCCAGACGCATGGTGCCGCCCATCTCTTCCACGCCGGTGAGTTCGCGCAGTTTGTAGATGATGCGGTGGGGGGTGGCGGGGTCGAACTCGCCGGAGTTTGCGCCGGTGAGGCCGCAGACGTTGCGGGCGTACTCGATGCATGCGGTCTGCATGCCGAGACAAATGCCGAAGTAAGGGATTGTGTTCTCGCGTGCGTAGCGGATGGCATTCAGCATGCCTTCGATGCCGCGTTTGCCGAAGCCGCCGGGGACGAGAATGCCGTCAAAGCCGGCGAGCTGCTCCGGGTAGTTGTGGGCTTCGAGACCCTCGGCCTCAATCCAGGTGACCTGCAGCTTGAGGTTGTGGGAGAGAGCGCCGTGGACGAGCGATTCCTTGAGGGACTTGTAGGAGTCTTCGTACTCGACATACTTGCCCACGATGGCGATGCTGACGACGTCCTGCGGGTTATAGGCGCGCTGGACGATGTCCTGCCACTTGGTGAGGTCGGGGGCTTTGGAGTCGATACGGAGGTAGTTGAGGGCGAGCGTGTCGACATTCTGCTCGGCCAGGTTCAGCGGGACTTCGTAAATAGAGGGGACGTCGCGTGCGATGATGACGGCCTTCTCTTCCACGTTGCAGAAGGCTGCGATCTTGGAGCGCATCTCGCGGGGGACGGCGCGGTCTGAGCGGCAGAGGAGGATATCCGGCTGGATGCCGATGGAGAGCATCTCCTTGACGGAGTGCTGGGTGGGCTTGGTTTTGAGCTCCTGCGCGGCGGCGATCCAGGGGATCAACGTCATATGGGCGAAGCAGGTATTCTCCCGGCCGAGCTCTTGCCTCATCTGTCGTATCGCTTCGAGGAAGGGGAGGGATTCGATATCGCCGACGGTTCCGCCGATCTCGACGATCGCGACCTCACAGTCCGCGGCGACCTTGCGCATGGCGTTCTTGATCTCGTTGGTGACGTGCGGGATGACCTGCACGGTCTTTCCGAGATAGTCGCCGCGACGCTCCTTGGTGATGATCTGCTCGTAGATGCGGCCGGTGGTGAGGTTATTGTCACGCGTGAGTTTGGCGTGGGTGAAGCGTTCGTAGTGGCCCAGGTCGAGGTCGGTCTCTGCGCCGTCGTCTGTGACGAAGACCTCGCCGTGCTGGAAGGGGCTCATGGTGCCTGGATCGACGTTGAGGTAGGGGTCGAACTTCATCAGGTTGACCTTGATGCCGCGCGCCTCAAGCAGGCAGCCGATGGAGGCTGCCGCGAGACCCTTGCCGAGCGAAGACACGACGCCGCCGGTTACAAAGATGTACTTTGCAGACATGTCCGCGACCTCTTTATTTGGTGTTTTGGATTGTGCTTGGTTGGCACGGTTAAGTATCTCAGAGTGTGGGGGGCAGAGGCAACGGGGGGCTGAAAATGGTGGCGGCAGGCGTATAGTGTCGGCATGGGAACGGCGCTGGCACAACTCGACGAGGAAATCCTGGTGCGGGAGAAGATTGCGGAGTTGACGCTGCCGGACGGGGTGAAGTTCAAGCGGATCGAGCAGATGAACGACTGGACGGGGGATCCGTCGCTGACGATTTACTTCGGCGTTTCGAAACGTCGTCCGACCTCACCCAAGTCCATCCGAGAGCTTACGGTGATGACCAAAACGCTTCGGAAGGCAATTCTGGACCTCGGTCTCGGCAAGTTCCCTTTCTTTCGCTTTGAAGACGCGAGGTAAATGACTTGGCGCTTGCGGACGATCTTCTGCTTCAGGCGCGCGACCTGGCCAACTGGGGAGAGAGCCGCCCGCGTCAGGCAAGTTTGCGCCGTTCGGTTTCCACTGCCTACTATGCTTTGTTTCACCTGCTGGTTCAGGATGCAGCGAAACGCTTGAGTCCGGGGTCGCCGAACGGTCTGACTCAGCAAATTGGGCGTGCATTTGTTCACGGTGATATGAAGCAAGCATGCAAATCAATCACGGCTCAGCCAACGAGCGTGCTGCTGACTCTTCGACCACAGGGCTTTTCTCTTCGCCTGCAGTCCGTCGCCGGAACCTTTGTCAATCTGCAAGAGCAGCGTCATGCGGCGGACTATGATCTGACCCGCACATATACACGAATCGATGTTTTGAACGTCGTTGACACTGCCCAAGATGCGTTTGCAGACTGGCGTAATGTGCGCCGAACAGCCGAAGCTAACGTCTTCTGTGCGGCGTTGCTTTTTCACCGCACGTGGGGACGGTGATGCTGCTGAACTGGCGATTGGATGTGCAGCGCTGGGCTCTGTTGCGGCTGCAGGGGGTGGCTGCGAGGCGGCGACGAGGGCCCAAGGTGGCGCGGCATCTGGCGGTGGGCGAGCGGGGTGAGTTTGAGGCTATGTTCTATCTGCGGCGGCTGGGATACCAGTTTGTGGAGCGGCGGTGGCGTAGCCCGGAGCTGCGGGGGGATCTCGACCTGATCGGCTGGGATGGGGAGACGCTTTGTTTTGTTGAGGTCAAGGCCCGCACGGCACGGGACCTTGCGCCGGCGGAGGCCAGTGTCGACGAGCAGAAGAAGGCGATGCTGCGGAGAATGGCGCGGGCGTATCGGCGAACGCTGCCGAGGGAGGATCGCAAGGATTTGGCGCTGCGGTTCGACGTGGTTTCGGTCTATCTGCTGGGGCAAACGGTGGAGTGTGAGTTGGTGCGAGATGCGTTTGCGTTCGTCTCGGATGAAGAGGTTGGGTTTCAGTTCTAAATCCTTGCTTGCACCAAGTGGCCGTTTTCAGGGTTTCTGGTGTCTAAGTACTCAGAGGACGGTGGACGACAATGACTTTGCTGAACGCGCCGGCGTATAACGAGCGGAAAGAACGCACGATCAAGGCGACGATCATCGGTAGCGGCTTACTGGTGGCTTTGATCATCATCATCGGCGTGGGCGGATTTCTGGTGGGGCATGGCTGGTTCTTCTCCAACCTGCCGGCGGAGCATCGGGTGAGCACGTTCTTCGACGCGCTGGAGGCCAATAACTACGACAAGGCCTTTGGGATCTACACCAACGACGCCGACTGGAAGCAGCATCCGGATCAGCATAAGGATTACGGCATCGACCGCTTTACCGAGGACTGGACAAAGGACAGTCCTGCGGATGGTCCGATCATTTCGCACCATGTCGACATCTCGAAGACGGATGGTACGGGGAACTTTGGTTCCGGGATTATCGTCGCCGTGCGGGTGAACTCTGCCAAGACCCAGAACAAGAAGCTCTTCATGTACTACGTCCGCAAGGACGGTACGCTGACCTGGCCGGCGTTCCACCAGCTCGAATACTAGGGCGCTGGTAGTAGACTGGCACTCCGGTACTTCAAGGGGGATGGTGCGATGGCGACTTTGGTTTCTTCTGTGAGCGGTGCGGCTGAGGCGGAGCAGGCTGTGCGGAAGCTGACGCACTGGATTGGCGGCACGGCGGTTGCAGGAACTTCGGGCCGGTTTGGCGATGTCTACAATCCGGCCAGCGGGCGCGTGCAGGCGCATGTGCCGCTGGCCACCGATGCTGAGGTCGATGCTGCTGTGCAGGCTGCTGTGGCTGCGTTTCCGTCGTGGTCGGCTCAGCCTCCGCTGCGGCGGGCGCGAGTCTTGTTCCGGTTCCGGGAGATCTTCGAGCGGCGTCTGGATGAGGTCGCGGCGTTGCTGACCAGCGAGCACGGCAAGGTCAACTCCGACGCTCGCGGAGAGTGTACGCGCGGGCTTGAGGTCGTCGAGTTCGCCACCGGCATCCCGCAGCTCCTCAAGGGTGAGTACACCGAGCAGGTTGGGCCGGGGATCGATAGCTGGAGCATGCGGCAGCCGCTGGGGGTCGTGGCGGGGATTACGCCGTTCAACTTCCCGGCCATGGTGCCCATGTGGATGTTCCCCATTGCGATAGCGTGCGGCAATACCTTCGTGCTGAAGCCGAGCGAGCGCGATCCCAGCGTCTCGCTGCTGCTGGCGGAGATGCTGAAGGAGGCCGGACTGCCGGATGGCGTATTCAACGTCGTTCATGGGGATAAGTCTGCGGTCGACGCGATCCTGCAGCATAAGCAGATTCAGGCGGTGAGCTTTGTGGGGTCCACGCCGATTGCGGAGTACGTCTACCGCGAAGGCACGAAGACGGGCAAGCGAGTGCAGGCGCTGGGCGGCGCGAAGAATCACATGATCGTGATGCCGGATGCGGATCTGGACCAGGCTGCGGACGCTCTGGTGGGTGCGGCGTATGGCTCGGCCGGCGAGCGCTGCATGGCGATCTCGGTTGCCGTGACGGTGGGGGCGCAGACGGCGGATGCGCTGATCGGAAAGCTGGAGTCGCGGATTGCTAGCCTGAAGATTGGCGATGGTGCGGACGACAAGCCTGGGCACGCGGTCGATCTTGGGCCGCTGGTCACGAAGGTTCATCTGGAGAAGGTCTCGGGTTATCTGGCGACGGGGCAGAGCGAAGGCGCGGAGTTGCTGGTGGACGGACGTGAGACGGCGCTGCCGGCGGGTGACGGCTTCTTCCTGGGCGCGTGCCTGTTCGACCATGTCAAGCCGGAGATGAAAATCTATCGCGAGGAGATCTTTGGGCCGGTGCTGGGGATCGTGCGGGCCAACAACTTCGAGACGGCACTGGGCCTGATCAACGAGCACGAGTTCGGCAATGGCACGTCTATCTTTACGCGTGACGGCGATACGGCGCGGGACTTCGCCAATCGCGTGCAGTGCGGCATGGTTGGGATCAACGTGCCCATCCCGGTGCCGATGGCGTTTCATAGCTTCGGCGGCTGGAAACGCTCACTGTTTGGCGATCACTCCGTCTATGGCCCTGAGGGTGTGCGTTTTTACACGCGGATCAAGACGATCACGAGCCGCTGGCCCACAGGCATTCGCGCAGGCGTCGATACGACCATGCCGACGCTCGGCTAACGCTCAACTTTGCAAGTTCTGGAGAAATGAATGCTGCTGCGGAAGCGTGTTGTTGCCGGTCTGTTTGCCTTAGCTCTATCAACCCCACTGATGCACGCCCAGTTTTCGGGGCAGTCGCCGCGTGACAACTTCCGCGATACGTCCATCCTGCGCCCACCGGCCGGGAGCAAGGTTGCGATCATCGTGTTTGAGGATCTGGGCTGCCCGGCCTGCGCCAAGGCTCATCCGTACGAGCAGGAGGTGCAGAAGAGCACCGGCGCGACGCTGGTGCGGTATGACTTTCCGCTTGAAGGGCACATCTGGACCTTCGACGGCGCTGTTGCTGCCCGCTACATCCAGGACAAGATCAATCCGAAGCTGGCGGACCAGTTCCGCAGCGACGTCTTCGCCTCGCAGATGCAGATCTCAAACCGCGAGGACCTGCATGCGTACACGGACAAATGGCTGAAGGCCCACGGGCAGAACCCGCCGTTCGTGATGGATCCGGGCGGCAAGCTGGCTGCTGAGGTGAAGGCCGACTACGACCTTGGCCGCAGGCTGAACGTCGAGTACACCCCGACGATTGTGGTGGTCACGAAGGACCACTACCAGGTGATCTCCGGCACGGCCTCGCTCAACTTCGATCCCGGTAACCTGCAGCGTGCGACCGAAGCAGCGGTGGCGCAGACCAAGTCGGCTCCGGCACATGCTGCCGCGGCGAAGAAGACCTCGGCTCACTGAGACCCAAACGCCTCAGTG is a window of Granulicella tundricola MP5ACTX9 DNA encoding:
- a CDS encoding DsbA family protein; amino-acid sequence: MHAQFSGQSPRDNFRDTSILRPPAGSKVAIIVFEDLGCPACAKAHPYEQEVQKSTGATLVRYDFPLEGHIWTFDGAVAARYIQDKINPKLADQFRSDVFASQMQISNREDLHAYTDKWLKAHGQNPPFVMDPGGKLAAEVKADYDLGRRLNVEYTPTIVVVTKDHYQVISGTASLNFDPGNLQRATEAAVAQTKSAPAHAAAAKKTSAH
- a CDS encoding CoA-acylating methylmalonate-semialdehyde dehydrogenase: MATLVSSVSGAAEAEQAVRKLTHWIGGTAVAGTSGRFGDVYNPASGRVQAHVPLATDAEVDAAVQAAVAAFPSWSAQPPLRRARVLFRFREIFERRLDEVAALLTSEHGKVNSDARGECTRGLEVVEFATGIPQLLKGEYTEQVGPGIDSWSMRQPLGVVAGITPFNFPAMVPMWMFPIAIACGNTFVLKPSERDPSVSLLLAEMLKEAGLPDGVFNVVHGDKSAVDAILQHKQIQAVSFVGSTPIAEYVYREGTKTGKRVQALGGAKNHMIVMPDADLDQAADALVGAAYGSAGERCMAISVAVTVGAQTADALIGKLESRIASLKIGDGADDKPGHAVDLGPLVTKVHLEKVSGYLATGQSEGAELLVDGRETALPAGDGFFLGACLFDHVKPEMKIYREEIFGPVLGIVRANNFETALGLINEHEFGNGTSIFTRDGDTARDFANRVQCGMVGINVPIPVPMAFHSFGGWKRSLFGDHSVYGPEGVRFYTRIKTITSRWPTGIRAGVDTTMPTLG
- a CDS encoding TA system VapC family ribonuclease toxin codes for the protein MNVWVALAHERHTHHRVASEWIDSVGPRSALYFCRISQLGLLRTLTTGGAMGGDVLTQAQAWMTYDSFLEDSRNRFMDEPAGIEQEFRERTFRDEASNKLWADAYFATFAQLAGLKLVTFDKALAKSVPGALLLRL
- a CDS encoding CTP synthase, with translation MSAKYIFVTGGVVSSLGKGLAAASIGCLLEARGIKVNLMKFDPYLNVDPGTMSPFQHGEVFVTDDGAETDLDLGHYERFTHAKLTRDNNLTTGRIYEQIITKERRGDYLGKTVQVIPHVTNEIKNAMRKVAADCEVAIVEIGGTVGDIESLPFLEAIRQMRQELGRENTCFAHMTLIPWIAAAQELKTKPTQHSVKEMLSIGIQPDILLCRSDRAVPREMRSKIAAFCNVEEKAVIIARDVPSIYEVPLNLAEQNVDTLALNYLRIDSKAPDLTKWQDIVQRAYNPQDVVSIAIVGKYVEYEDSYKSLKESLVHGALSHNLKLQVTWIEAEGLEAHNYPEQLAGFDGILVPGGFGKRGIEGMLNAIRYARENTIPYFGICLGMQTACIEYARNVCGLTGANSGEFDPATPHRIIYKLRELTGVEEMGGTMRLGAWACVLEPDSLAHKAYGTSEISERHRHRYEFNREYEAVLTGAGLRLTGTTPDSTYVEIVEIPGHPFFLGCQFHPEFKSKPLEPHPLFRDFVGASYKHRQENATSLIHEGHTPHEAVPAAKA
- a CDS encoding YraN family protein, which encodes MLLNWRLDVQRWALLRLQGVAARRRRGPKVARHLAVGERGEFEAMFYLRRLGYQFVERRWRSPELRGDLDLIGWDGETLCFVEVKARTARDLAPAEASVDEQKKAMLRRMARAYRRTLPREDRKDLALRFDVVSVYLLGQTVECELVRDAFAFVSDEEVGFQF
- a CDS encoding glycoside hydrolase family 31 protein, which produces MSKAKVLQSVFCGFGLAGLLVVGAAGQDITPDASGLLARAGGVRLQVNALRDDVIRVRMWKGDARPEDASWAVIGHGKVPVTAEAKGFATKDLRISVDERLMLTVSDLQGNVLQKDAAPVAWEGNRFTVSKQRGFDDHFFGLGDKPGPLDRGGQAFTMWNTDSFGWQESTDPIYKSVPFFMDVNKGRTLGVFLDNTWRTSFDFGRADEKRYTFGSLDGPLDYYLMYGPEAKEVVKTWAWLTGPTPLPPMWALGFQQSRYSYFPESQLREVADRLRKDRIPSDVLWLDIDFQHKNWPFTVDEQGYPNFKGMVKDLADERFKLVVITDLHVAKQAGVGYAPYESGTAGDHFVKNPDGSTYVGVVWPGPAVFPDFTRKQTRQWWGTLYKGFVADGVAGFWNDMNEPAVFDGPGKTMPDTVQHRIDEPGFKPRTATHLEIHNVYGMENSRATFEGQLALRPNERPFVMTRASYAGGQRYATTWTGDNSATWNHLRMTVPQLVNLGLSGFSLAGADVGGFAGSPPADLLTKWLEISAFQPIDRDHSAKGTRMHEVWVDGPEQEAIRRRFIEERYKLMPYLYTVAEETSRDGVPFNRPLFLEFPRATADGSPYDLTTGGGEFMVGERLLVAPNPSPEEVAPYTIHLPPGTWYDYWTGEQTTRAGAVGTLDLEQRDKVIAQKPLLVTPKLEELPVYVRGGTILPIAPLTQNTAEVPNGPLTLRVYPLAAGLNTPGESCSGEVYADDGHSFDFKRGEFARVKFSCAVGADGGLTFEVAKQEGKWKPWWKEYRVEVVGWTPGKNEATFNGKGLKMTQVDGRWGVTVPANGAAGRVELR